The following proteins come from a genomic window of Maribacter sp. HTCC2170:
- a CDS encoding type I phosphomannose isomerase catalytic subunit, which yields MKLYPFKFDPILKERLWGGKKLKKVLGKPSTSEITGESWELSAVEGDVSVVANGELKGTSLQQIIDNDAPALLGKSVVQRFGKDFPILIKFIDAKQDLSIQLHPNDELAKERHNSFGKTEMWYVMDADEGADLIVGFNKNVSKEEYSQSLENNTLLDLLNYESVKEGDTFFINTGKIHAIGAGVLLAEIQQTSDVTYRVFDFNRKDKAGNLRELHTELALDAMDYEKKDDFKVSYSQNENNINEMVDCPYFKTNYIHLTKELKQDISSRDSFIIYMCVAGEVDISTEAGTVELNKGETALIPAISNYVHFKTTGVKLLEVTV from the coding sequence ATGAAACTATATCCATTCAAATTTGACCCCATTCTTAAGGAGAGACTTTGGGGAGGAAAAAAGCTTAAAAAAGTACTGGGTAAACCCAGTACAAGTGAAATTACAGGCGAGAGTTGGGAGCTTTCTGCGGTAGAGGGTGATGTATCCGTCGTGGCCAACGGTGAACTCAAAGGAACCTCCTTACAACAAATAATAGATAACGACGCCCCTGCCCTGTTGGGTAAAAGTGTTGTACAGAGATTTGGAAAAGATTTTCCAATTTTGATCAAGTTTATAGATGCTAAACAAGATTTATCAATACAATTGCATCCAAATGACGAATTGGCAAAGGAAAGGCATAATTCTTTTGGCAAGACTGAAATGTGGTATGTAATGGATGCTGATGAAGGTGCTGACTTGATTGTAGGCTTTAATAAGAATGTGTCAAAAGAAGAATATTCGCAGAGTTTGGAGAATAACACTTTGTTGGACTTGTTGAATTATGAATCTGTTAAAGAAGGGGATACTTTTTTTATCAATACAGGAAAAATTCATGCCATAGGCGCGGGGGTTCTTTTGGCTGAAATACAGCAAACTTCGGATGTAACCTACCGTGTATTCGATTTTAATCGAAAAGATAAAGCGGGGAACTTAAGGGAATTACATACCGAATTGGCTTTGGATGCCATGGATTATGAGAAGAAGGATGATTTTAAGGTGTCGTATTCCCAGAATGAAAATAATATCAATGAAATGGTTGATTGTCCTTATTTTAAGACAAACTATATTCACTTAACTAAGGAGCTAAAGCAAGATATTTCAAGTAGGGATTCTTTTATCATTTATATGTGCGTAGCGGGGGAAGTTGATATAAGTACAGAGGCAGGAACAGTTGAATTAAATAAAGGTGAGACTGCTTTAATTCCGGCAATTTCAAATTATGTTCATTTTAAAACAACTGGGGTGAAATTGTTGGAAGTTACCGTATAA
- a CDS encoding type IX secretion system membrane protein PorP/SprF — protein sequence MGLIVLFFNSNLHAQQDAQYTQYMYNTVSVNPGYAGSRGHLSIAALHRSQWVGLEGAPKTQTLNLHSPIGHNGMGMGVSLVNDEIGPTSETYFDIDFSYTVKTSDEGKLSFGVKGSAHLLDIRFSELNQFAPDVTLQQDIDNKFSPNFGAGVYYHTNKFYAGLSVPRFLQTSHFDESSISTAKEQMNFYLITGYVFDLNTNLKFKPTVLSKVVQGAPLQLDLSANFMMNDKFILGAAYRWDAALSGMVGFQVNESLLIGMAYDREITELGSAAFNDGSFEIIFRYDFIKTKGYLKSPRFF from the coding sequence ATGGGATTGATAGTACTATTTTTCAATAGTAATTTACATGCACAACAAGATGCGCAATACACCCAGTATATGTATAATACTGTTAGTGTAAATCCAGGATATGCCGGATCAAGGGGGCACCTGAGTATAGCGGCTCTACATAGATCACAATGGGTGGGACTTGAAGGTGCGCCTAAAACACAAACTTTAAACCTACATTCACCAATAGGGCACAACGGTATGGGTATGGGGGTGTCTTTGGTGAACGATGAGATTGGCCCCACATCTGAAACCTATTTTGATATTGATTTTTCGTATACGGTTAAGACTTCTGATGAAGGAAAACTTAGTTTTGGTGTAAAAGGTAGTGCCCATTTATTAGACATACGTTTCTCAGAACTAAACCAATTTGCACCCGATGTAACCTTGCAACAGGATATTGACAATAAATTCTCGCCAAATTTTGGAGCAGGTGTTTATTATCATACGAACAAGTTTTATGCAGGACTTTCGGTTCCCAGATTTTTGCAGACCTCACATTTTGATGAGTCTTCAATCTCAACGGCAAAAGAGCAAATGAATTTTTATTTGATAACGGGTTATGTTTTTGATTTGAACACTAATCTAAAATTCAAGCCAACAGTACTCTCTAAAGTTGTACAAGGAGCTCCGTTACAGCTTGATCTTTCAGCAAACTTTATGATGAATGATAAATTTATACTTGGTGCCGCTTATAGATGGGATGCAGCTCTAAGTGGAATGGTCGGCTTTCAAGTTAACGAATCTTTGTTGATAGGTATGGCCTATGATCGCGAGATAACGGAACTTGGTAGTGCCGCTTTCAATGACGGGTCATTTGAGATAATATTCAGATATGATTTTATCAAAACCAAGGGCTACCTGAAGTCACCAAGGTTTTTCTAA
- a CDS encoding DUF819 domain-containing protein has product MNQLPLSEDTIIFGLLALCLGFVFYTSSIKKGFWKKFYTIIPTLLMCYMLPAILTSTGLISEESSNLYYIASRYLLPAALVLMTLSIDLKAIMNLGSKALIMFLTGTVGIIIGGPIAILIVSIFSPETVGGVGFDAVWRGLTTIAGSWIGGGANQAAMLEVFQFNPKKFGDMVLIDIVVANIWMAIILLGIGKSDRIDKWLKADNSSIETLKKKVTEHTDKITRVTTLNDYIIMLCLAFFAVGLSHFLADHFAGFLENNFEVIRNKEKALSSLGSKFLWMVVFSTTAGILLSFTKAKNYEGAGASKIGGLFIYILVATIGMKMDLGRFLENPGLIAVGIIWISIHAGLLILVAKIIKAPFFFLAVGSQANVGGAASAPIVAAEFHPSLTSVGILLAVLGYVVGTAGAYICGLLMEIAANV; this is encoded by the coding sequence ATGAACCAACTACCACTATCAGAAGATACAATTATTTTTGGCCTTTTAGCACTATGCTTGGGCTTTGTTTTTTACACCTCATCAATAAAAAAAGGTTTTTGGAAAAAGTTCTACACCATCATACCAACATTGTTGATGTGTTATATGCTTCCGGCCATTTTAACTAGTACAGGACTAATTTCGGAAGAAAGTTCAAATCTATATTATATAGCCAGTAGATACTTATTACCTGCTGCATTGGTTTTGATGACCTTGAGTATAGATCTCAAGGCCATTATGAACTTGGGCTCAAAAGCCCTTATCATGTTTTTAACAGGAACTGTTGGGATAATTATTGGAGGCCCAATCGCTATTCTTATTGTATCTATATTTTCACCCGAAACTGTTGGCGGTGTTGGTTTTGACGCTGTATGGAGAGGATTGACTACAATCGCCGGAAGTTGGATTGGTGGCGGAGCCAATCAAGCCGCAATGCTGGAAGTATTTCAGTTTAACCCAAAGAAATTTGGGGATATGGTACTTATTGATATTGTGGTCGCCAATATTTGGATGGCCATCATTCTGCTTGGAATTGGTAAATCGGACCGAATAGACAAATGGTTAAAAGCTGATAATTCTTCTATTGAGACCTTAAAGAAAAAAGTTACTGAACATACAGATAAGATTACAAGAGTTACCACCTTGAATGATTATATCATAATGCTGTGTTTGGCATTCTTCGCAGTAGGTCTATCGCATTTTTTGGCGGATCATTTCGCTGGTTTTTTGGAAAACAATTTTGAAGTGATACGAAATAAAGAAAAGGCACTTTCTTCTTTAGGCTCTAAATTCCTTTGGATGGTTGTTTTTTCAACGACAGCAGGAATTTTATTATCATTCACTAAAGCAAAGAATTATGAGGGGGCAGGAGCCAGTAAAATTGGTGGCCTGTTCATTTATATTCTCGTTGCCACTATTGGTATGAAAATGGATTTAGGAAGGTTCCTCGAAAATCCAGGACTTATTGCCGTAGGTATCATCTGGATTTCTATCCATGCTGGACTACTCATATTGGTTGCTAAAATCATCAAAGCTCCGTTCTTCTTTTTAGCTGTTGGCAGTCAGGCTAATGTAGGCGGCGCAGCCTCTGCCCCTATTGTTGCAGCTGAATTTCATCCGTCTTTAACCTCGGTAGGGATTCTTTTGGCCGTATTGGGTTATGTAGTAGGTACTGCAGGAGCATATATTTGTGGACTTCTAATGGAAATTGCTGCAAATGTTTAG
- a CDS encoding DUF4369 domain-containing protein has product MKNTLLVGLITLLFISCGGDSEKTMTVTGKVKGLKKGTLYLQNVPDSVLMTIDSLEVDGDGRFSFKTEVESPEIFYLYLKKEDHNDINDRITFFGEPGNIIINTSWNTFDANAKISGSETQEKLEEYRKTMSRFNKRSIEIIQASMNKDGLLDSLQLDSIQELNNNNIRRGYAFALNFALNNKDSYIAPYVALTEVSDANIKYLDSISNSLTPKIANSKYGKALKNFLDLRKNEE; this is encoded by the coding sequence ATGAAAAATACACTTTTAGTTGGTTTAATAACCTTACTGTTTATTTCCTGTGGAGGAGACAGTGAAAAGACGATGACAGTTACCGGTAAGGTAAAAGGGTTAAAAAAAGGAACTCTTTATTTACAAAATGTACCTGATTCTGTTTTAATGACAATTGATTCATTGGAGGTTGACGGCGATGGCAGGTTCTCTTTCAAAACCGAAGTAGAAAGTCCTGAGATTTTTTATCTATACCTAAAAAAAGAAGACCATAATGATATTAATGACAGGATCACTTTTTTTGGAGAACCTGGGAATATTATCATAAATACAAGCTGGAATACTTTTGACGCCAATGCGAAGATATCTGGATCAGAAACTCAAGAAAAACTGGAGGAATATAGAAAAACCATGTCGCGATTTAATAAAAGAAGTATCGAAATCATTCAAGCCAGTATGAATAAGGATGGGCTTTTAGATTCGCTTCAGTTGGATTCTATTCAAGAATTGAACAATAATAATATACGAAGAGGTTATGCTTTTGCACTTAATTTCGCATTGAACAACAAGGATTCATATATTGCTCCTTATGTCGCACTTACTGAAGTTTCAGATGCTAACATAAAGTATCTTGATTCTATCAGTAATTCTTTGACTCCTAAAATCGCCAACTCTAAATACGGAAAGGCCCTTAAGAATTTTCTTGATTTAAGGAAAAATGAAGAATAA
- a CDS encoding DUF5916 domain-containing protein — MRFLFVLAFLTSFYSISQDQPRSFTVKHVKDIEIIPDGILDEAIWEIAESANNYWQYFPSDSTRAKQQSDVKILIDDNNLYVGITVNSVGKNYALTSLKRDFRGSGNDSFSLLFDTYNDGTNAFLFGINPYGVRREALISGGGSDRRSFNMSWDVKWQGDSKMYDDHYTSEMVIPLTSLKFKEGAKKWRFNSYRIDTQSNERSSWARIPQNQLIFSTAFMGDMVFEKPLGKSRTPLAIIPYVNAISQKDFETNEGLNNLKFGGDAKVSIGNNLNLDITINPDFSQVEVDDQVTNLTRFEVSLPEKRQFFIDNSDLFASFGDQRDANPFFSRRIGIARDTADNSIENKIIGGVRLSGKLTKDLRVGIMNIQTAEDEENEIPSNNNTMLAFQQRVFSRSNIGMFFINKQSFEDYDFVDREDEFNRVLGVDYNLASADNSWTGKLYAHKSFQPDDGEGNISAGAVLRYQSRKYNFYAKALSIDEEFSSDLGFVRRTGIVKSILSAERVFWPKKGIIQNHSIQFFPIVVWDPNLNFKNTDYDFMSRWEATFNDQSRINAEIVNSYTYLFDSFDPTRTDDAIELPGDQGYHYNNVQLSYQSDQRKVFSYDIETSIGRFFNGKRFSVESMLSMRFQPKVFLSLILNYDQIKLPNPYPRANIWLASPKVDITFSKSLFWSTLVQYSNQRDNLGLNSRLQWRFAPLSDLYLVYNDNYFVNSFAPRARSINLKFTYWLNI; from the coding sequence ATGAGATTTCTTTTTGTTCTTGCCTTTCTCACATCTTTCTATTCAATTTCGCAAGACCAACCGCGCAGCTTTACGGTCAAACACGTAAAAGATATAGAAATAATTCCTGATGGGATTTTAGATGAAGCTATTTGGGAAATAGCTGAAAGTGCCAATAACTATTGGCAATACTTTCCATCGGATTCTACACGAGCAAAACAACAATCCGATGTCAAAATCCTTATCGACGACAACAATCTATATGTAGGCATTACTGTAAATTCGGTAGGTAAGAATTATGCACTAACCTCATTAAAACGGGATTTTAGAGGTTCAGGGAATGATAGTTTTTCTTTACTTTTTGATACCTATAACGATGGCACCAACGCTTTTCTATTTGGTATTAATCCATATGGTGTGAGGCGTGAAGCATTGATTTCTGGAGGAGGTAGTGACAGAAGGAGTTTTAATATGTCGTGGGATGTTAAATGGCAAGGAGATTCGAAAATGTATGACGACCACTATACTTCAGAAATGGTTATCCCATTGACCTCACTTAAATTCAAAGAAGGTGCTAAAAAATGGAGGTTCAATAGTTATCGAATTGACACCCAGTCAAACGAAAGAAGTTCTTGGGCAAGAATCCCACAGAATCAATTGATTTTCAGTACCGCTTTTATGGGTGATATGGTTTTCGAAAAACCCCTGGGAAAATCTAGAACTCCACTTGCGATAATTCCATACGTGAATGCAATTTCGCAAAAAGATTTTGAAACCAATGAAGGGTTAAATAATTTAAAGTTTGGAGGGGATGCTAAGGTCTCTATTGGCAATAACCTTAATTTGGATATTACGATAAATCCAGATTTTTCGCAGGTTGAAGTTGATGACCAGGTAACCAATCTTACACGCTTTGAAGTTTCTCTACCTGAGAAACGGCAATTTTTTATAGATAATAGTGACCTTTTTGCAAGTTTTGGCGACCAGCGAGACGCCAACCCCTTTTTCTCAAGAAGAATTGGTATTGCACGAGATACGGCTGACAATTCAATTGAAAATAAAATAATAGGTGGAGTACGTTTAAGCGGTAAATTGACCAAAGACCTCCGAGTGGGCATTATGAATATTCAAACTGCGGAAGACGAAGAAAATGAGATTCCATCAAACAACAATACTATGTTGGCCTTCCAGCAACGGGTTTTTTCAAGGTCCAATATTGGAATGTTTTTCATTAATAAACAATCATTTGAAGATTATGACTTTGTAGATAGAGAAGATGAGTTTAATCGGGTACTTGGAGTGGACTATAATCTGGCATCGGCTGATAATAGTTGGACGGGTAAACTATATGCCCATAAATCATTTCAGCCTGATGATGGCGAAGGGAACATTTCTGCAGGCGCGGTACTCAGATATCAATCAAGAAAGTATAATTTCTATGCCAAAGCACTATCAATCGATGAGGAGTTTTCTTCGGATCTGGGGTTTGTGCGAAGAACGGGAATTGTAAAAAGCATTTTGAGCGCAGAACGTGTTTTTTGGCCCAAAAAGGGAATCATACAAAATCATTCCATACAATTTTTTCCAATTGTGGTTTGGGACCCAAATTTGAATTTTAAGAATACCGACTACGATTTTATGAGTCGTTGGGAAGCAACATTCAATGACCAATCCAGAATTAATGCGGAAATCGTCAATAGCTATACGTATTTATTCGACAGTTTTGACCCTACACGTACTGATGATGCAATTGAGTTACCAGGAGATCAAGGATACCATTACAACAATGTGCAGTTAAGTTATCAATCTGACCAACGAAAGGTGTTTTCGTACGATATTGAGACTTCAATTGGCAGGTTTTTTAATGGTAAACGATTTTCTGTTGAAAGTATGCTAAGTATGCGCTTTCAGCCTAAAGTATTTCTTTCCTTGATTTTAAATTATGACCAAATAAAACTGCCCAATCCATACCCAAGAGCCAACATTTGGTTAGCCAGTCCTAAAGTAGATATAACTTTTAGTAAATCTTTGTTTTGGTCTACTTTGGTTCAATACAGTAATCAACGGGATAATCTTGGATTAAATTCGAGATTACAATGGCGGTTTGCTCCACTATCAGATTTGTATTTGGTCTACAATGATAATTATTTCGTGAATTCGTTTGCGCCTAGAGCAAGGTCTATAAATCTAAAATTCACTTATTGGCTTAATATTTAA
- a CDS encoding Cof-type HAD-IIB family hydrolase: MGHNILCSDLDGTLLSTKSDVSQFTISEIHRIKSSTKIILVSARMPKAMRYIQKDLGIEHEPLICYNGALILKGTNKIYSTFIEASIIEKLESLTSAHAIKLGLYHDDEWYVEEISERVSKEILHTKTKPVFRNTLDTVADWKARGIGAHKIMLMGTKRTIDTITPFLQKQFRSEMNVYRSNDTLIEVTPKAISKLAAIKKLLDDNYSLKDVIAFGDNYNDAQMLEQVDCGVAVKNAREEVKKIADHITLPNTEDGVAHFLKLHFKI; encoded by the coding sequence ATGGGGCATAATATTTTATGTTCGGATTTAGATGGAACCTTACTATCTACCAAATCTGACGTTTCTCAGTTCACCATTTCTGAAATACACCGAATAAAAAGTTCAACCAAAATTATTTTGGTGTCAGCACGAATGCCAAAGGCAATGCGGTATATCCAAAAAGATTTGGGTATAGAACATGAACCACTAATCTGTTATAATGGTGCTTTGATTCTCAAGGGCACTAATAAAATATACTCAACATTTATAGAAGCTTCAATAATAGAAAAACTGGAAAGTCTTACCTCAGCGCACGCAATAAAATTGGGACTTTATCACGATGATGAATGGTATGTTGAAGAAATCTCTGAACGGGTTTCAAAAGAAATACTTCACACAAAGACTAAGCCTGTTTTTAGGAATACCTTAGATACGGTGGCAGATTGGAAAGCAAGAGGTATTGGTGCCCATAAAATCATGTTAATGGGTACAAAAAGAACTATTGACACTATTACTCCTTTTCTTCAAAAGCAATTTAGGTCAGAAATGAACGTATATCGTTCAAACGACACATTGATTGAAGTGACCCCCAAGGCTATTTCCAAATTGGCTGCGATAAAAAAACTACTCGACGACAACTATTCGCTAAAAGACGTAATTGCCTTTGGTGACAATTACAATGACGCCCAAATGTTGGAACAAGTTGATTGTGGTGTGGCGGTAAAAAATGCAAGGGAAGAAGTTAAAAAAATAGCAGATCATATTACCCTGCCCAATACCGAAGATGGAGTAGCACATTTTCTAAAGTTACATTTCAAGATTTGA
- a CDS encoding Ig-like domain-containing protein, which produces MLGIAVSNAQFLLQAPNSTDEHNYQWFEASDTFTVLGTDFFYEVTTPGIYFATYDGTLCGSNATGYFIVTNCKSPDNEVTMDISANVDLSNGATVSWNPAVTGDQTRPMVLSSLTVQRYTATVTKAGNSFDLPNFTVVCIDQAAVLVDDVVTTDEDVPVIVDIYANDSDLPTTGTLTTTNPTNGSVTINENGTPNNPTDDVVTYTPNPDYNGPDTFDYTVCNQSGDCSTATVTIDVLPIIDAIDDSVVTEEDTPIDIDILANDNDVPNVGTLTNTSPTNGAVLLMDNGTPGDPSDDVVFYTPNTGFVGTDTFTYTICDNVLNCSTATVSIIVTDALDIDSDDDGIVDSFEDLDLDADGDPSTNPTDTDNDGYPDYLDIDSDNDGIPDNVEAQTTADYIEPSLLDANANGLDDAYEVGAVGLFPVDTDGDSLPDYLDDDSDNDNVPDNIEGHDHDHDGIPDVVFIGSDKDDDGMDDAYEGSVAIDIDVNDEINDPYNDLPNTDSDSESDYRDTNDDNDLLLTIDEDLNGDGDYSNDDTDGDGTPDYLQPNAPEEEVEVFNVITPNGDGVHDVLRIGGLQNYPDNTIRIYNRWGVLVYTTKAYNTSGNVFDGTSEGRVTVQQDNKLPVGTYFYILDYVDVTGKTITMSGYIYINR; this is translated from the coding sequence ATGCTGGGGATAGCTGTATCAAACGCACAGTTTTTATTGCAAGCTCCAAATAGTACAGATGAACATAATTACCAATGGTTTGAAGCTTCTGATACATTTACAGTATTGGGAACGGACTTCTTTTACGAAGTGACAACTCCAGGTATTTATTTCGCAACCTATGATGGTACACTTTGCGGATCCAACGCAACTGGTTATTTTATTGTAACCAATTGCAAATCACCTGATAACGAAGTGACCATGGATATTTCTGCCAATGTGGATTTATCCAATGGTGCTACTGTTAGTTGGAACCCGGCAGTCACTGGTGATCAGACAAGACCTATGGTACTTTCTTCATTAACCGTACAGCGGTATACGGCAACGGTAACCAAAGCTGGAAATAGTTTTGATTTACCAAACTTTACCGTGGTATGTATAGATCAAGCAGCAGTTCTGGTTGATGATGTGGTTACTACAGATGAAGATGTTCCGGTAATTGTTGATATTTATGCAAATGACTCAGACCTACCAACTACAGGAACCCTAACAACTACAAATCCAACAAACGGATCAGTTACCATCAATGAGAATGGAACACCAAATAATCCAACAGACGATGTCGTAACCTATACACCAAATCCTGATTATAATGGCCCAGATACCTTTGATTATACGGTCTGTAACCAATCAGGTGATTGCAGTACTGCAACGGTAACAATTGATGTGTTACCAATTATTGATGCCATTGATGATTCAGTGGTAACTGAAGAAGATACACCGATAGATATTGATATTCTTGCAAACGATAATGACGTGCCGAATGTTGGTACATTAACCAATACAAGTCCAACAAATGGAGCGGTATTATTGATGGACAATGGTACGCCAGGAGATCCATCTGATGATGTGGTATTCTATACCCCGAATACCGGATTCGTAGGTACAGATACGTTCACATATACTATTTGTGATAACGTATTAAACTGCAGTACAGCAACCGTTTCAATAATTGTAACTGATGCTTTGGATATTGATAGTGATGATGATGGTATTGTAGATAGTTTTGAAGACCTTGATTTGGATGCAGATGGCGACCCATCAACTAATCCTACTGATACTGATAATGACGGTTATCCCGATTATCTTGATATAGATAGTGATAATGATGGTATTCCTGATAATGTAGAGGCACAGACAACAGCTGATTATATTGAGCCAAGTTTGCTTGACGCTAATGCCAATGGTCTTGATGACGCTTACGAAGTTGGAGCTGTTGGGTTATTCCCAGTTGATACCGACGGGGATAGTTTACCAGATTATTTAGATGATGATAGTGATAATGATAATGTGCCTGATAATATTGAGGGCCATGATCACGATCATGATGGTATTCCGGATGTTGTTTTTATTGGTTCAGATAAAGACGATGATGGAATGGATGATGCCTATGAAGGGTCTGTAGCTATTGATATAGATGTTAATGATGAAATAAATGATCCTTATAACGACTTGCCGAATACTGATAGTGATAGTGAGTCTGATTATAGAGATACCAACGATGATAATGATTTGTTACTGACGATTGATGAAGACTTAAACGGTGATGGCGATTATTCAAATGACGATACAGATGGTGATGGTACGCCAGATTATCTACAGCCGAATGCTCCTGAAGAGGAGGTTGAGGTATTCAATGTAATAACTCCGAATGGCGATGGTGTACATGATGTTTTAAGGATTGGTGGACTACAGAATTACCCTGACAATACCATAAGGATTTATAATAGGTGGGGAGTTCTTGTTTACACTACTAAAGCATACAATACATCAGGAAATGTATTTGATGGAACTTCTGAAGGAAGGGTAACTGTACAGCAAGATAATAAACTGCCTGTTGGAACATATTTCTATATATTGGATTATGTTGATGTTACTGGTAAGACAATTACGATGTCAGGATATATTTATATAAATAGATGA
- a CDS encoding 6-pyruvoyl trahydropterin synthase family protein — MKVKVSRKAHFNAAHRLYRKDWDNSRNNEVFGICNNPNYHGHNYDLVVSVTGEIDKETGFVMDMKVLKTLIKEKIEDSLDHKNLNVEVPEFENLNPTAENIAVVIWNKLRPYIDDSKELEVVLYETPRNFVTFSG, encoded by the coding sequence ATGAAAGTTAAGGTTAGTAGAAAGGCCCATTTCAATGCAGCCCATCGTTTGTATAGGAAAGATTGGGATAATTCCAGAAACAATGAGGTATTTGGTATTTGTAATAATCCTAATTATCATGGACATAATTATGACCTAGTGGTTAGTGTAACCGGAGAAATTGACAAGGAAACCGGTTTCGTTATGGATATGAAAGTACTTAAAACGTTGATAAAGGAAAAAATAGAAGACTCTCTAGATCATAAAAACCTTAATGTTGAAGTGCCTGAATTCGAAAATCTGAATCCAACAGCTGAAAACATTGCAGTGGTCATTTGGAATAAACTTCGACCATACATAGATGACAGTAAAGAACTTGAAGTTGTTCTTTACGAAACACCTCGAAACTTTGTAACTTTTTCTGGTTAA
- the idi gene encoding isopentenyl-diphosphate Delta-isomerase, which translates to MKEEEVILVNELDEEIGTMPKMEAHEKAQLHRAFSVFVMNGKGEIMLQQRAAHKYHSPSLWTNTCCSHQRLGETNIQAGKRRLIEEMGFETDLNELFHFIYKAPFDNGLTEHELDHVMMGFYNGNPQINPDEVADFTWMKPEEIKIDIAENPEKYTVWFKIIFKKFYDHLIQNSYNES; encoded by the coding sequence ATGAAGGAAGAAGAAGTGATTCTTGTCAATGAACTGGACGAGGAAATAGGTACAATGCCTAAAATGGAAGCTCATGAAAAAGCGCAACTTCATAGGGCTTTTTCCGTCTTTGTGATGAATGGGAAAGGGGAAATAATGCTTCAGCAAAGAGCTGCCCATAAATACCATTCTCCTTCCTTGTGGACCAATACTTGCTGTAGTCATCAACGATTGGGTGAAACCAATATTCAAGCTGGTAAAAGACGCCTTATTGAAGAGATGGGTTTTGAAACAGATTTGAATGAATTGTTTCACTTTATTTATAAGGCTCCTTTTGATAATGGACTTACGGAACACGAATTAGACCATGTAATGATGGGTTTTTATAATGGTAACCCCCAGATTAACCCTGACGAGGTTGCCGATTTTACATGGATGAAACCAGAGGAAATAAAGATTGATATTGCTGAAAATCCTGAAAAATATACAGTTTGGTTCAAGATTATCTTTAAAAAATTCTATGATCACTTAATACAGAACAGTTATAATGAAAGTTAA